The Lolium rigidum isolate FL_2022 chromosome 2, APGP_CSIRO_Lrig_0.1, whole genome shotgun sequence genomic interval GGGAGAGATTGACGATCTCACGACGATGAATTCGATGATGGTGATCTCATGCCAACAGGCTTGATGAAAATGTAAGCAGCCCTACACCTATAACGAGTTTGTATGGCAGCAGAAGAGGGGTTGTCAGAAAGCCATCAGCAATTTGAATCTGTAGCTACCAACTGTGCTACCATAGTTTGCATCAGTTGGGCTTTAATTATTTTCTGACTCAAGTTTAAAGTTCAGTTGCAAAAAGAAAATTGATCAAACTGGCAACCTTTTCCAGCACAATTAGCCATAACGTTTGCAGGTTGCGTTTGTGCATGAAGTTGGAATTATAGAAGCTGATGATTGATCAGCATCGAGGAGATGTGATCTAGCGTCCGTCAAATGAATCTGGAGATGGCAGCATCCTACAACAGCCCCGCTTTGCTCTGATCACTCGCCTGGACATAAGTTTAGTCCTATCGTTGAGCTAACTTGCTGGTGCATGCAGGGTGTTTTCAGAGGATTTGGTGGATTTGGTGATGGCACAACTTACAAAAGGCAGTAGGCAGCACTTTGAATTCACAGCTAAGTCAATGCATCTTCTATAAAAATTCTTAGCTGACTTAGGAGGTTAAGACAGCAGAAGGAAATTATGTGTCATTGCAGGTTAAAAATTATTATCTGACTTAGGACGAAAAGCGTGCTAATATTATATATTTTTAGACAATACAAGATAAAATATTTTGGAAATAAAATTAGTCATGCACGGATAAAGAATACAGCCCTATTTTCTGTATTAAAAAACCAATATAAAATAAACTCAATTTCACTAATTCCTGCCTAATTGGAACTCCATACGAAATACAATCCCATTAATAGatattattaaaataattataaaGTTAATCAGTAGTTGGGTTTTCTATATTAAAATGAAAAATACATATTTCTGCAAAACAACCTGTTGGAGGTCAGCAGAAGAAAatgtcatgttactaaaatgtgaCGAATATATGTATAGAGTCTTAACAAGAAATTTCACAAAATCATATCGGTGAAAAGGTTAGTCTGATAGTACATGCAAAGGTATAGAAATTTACATGTGGTTTTGGATCCCTCTTAACCAATGCACTTTGCAGAAATACTTTTAGCTTCTAACTGGCGACGAATTAAATGGATGAGTTGATGAGGTCAAGATTAAATATCAGAATACAATACCAAGTATATCAATACTTATTAAATctatctagccgcgcaaatgcgcgggtccTAAAGCtagttcttgagtacttaagaagaaccaaggatatatatatatatatatatatatatatatatatatatatatatatatatatatatatatatatatatatataggacatattcatgctacacccgggtgtagttactcccacgtgtgtttcacacaatctaggtagtatctatcctaccgaagagtatatacatgtagtatgaagtatataagaatattttggtagtatatatactactttgtaggtactatgtacacttttttacgtacactatttttttacgtataaatatgcatgtattttgtatatatagtgcaaactatgggtgtatttaaacttttttcaccaaagttggtatggagtatcttagatatagtgtacgaacatactcaaaccaataaagtatgttatatacttccggatggtagtatatgagacgtgggtgtagttacacccaggagtaggaagtatttatcctatatatatatatatatatatatatatatatcaacgcGGATTTTATAACCAGGTGGCTAGCTGTGCACACCAGTTCAGCCGTTAGATATAGGGAGCATGATTGAGACTTGGTGTCATTGGGGTACTTCACATTGATGTGTCAGCTAACGTCGGCATGCATCTCCGTTAAAACCGCATGCACTTTTCGTGGGTGAAAAACAATACGTATAGCTTGATGCAGCCGAGTGCAACGAGATTTAGCGCATGAGGTTGGTAGGCAAGATGAAAGATGTGTCAAGAACATCCACACCTTAAACCTGCTGACACTAGACTACACTCCTTGTTCTGGCTGATTTTTTTGGGTGTGTCGTGATGCCTCTGTCTACTGACATACTATTGTTTCATGTGTGCCTCGATGCTAAGTTAGTAACTATGCATGTGCCGTCGCAAGGCGCGCGTGATCTGAAATAAACTAACATACATCCGCTAGGGTATACCCCTTGACCAGCTCGTGTTAACCTGCTTTGACAAACGTAGAAAGATTTAGTGCCAGGGGTGCATCTcctctagcttcttcatcttgcgcTGCCAAAGGTAGATCTTccttcgaaataggctttcgccccgctatatccaTATAGCACACCACCGATACAACATAGGATCCAATGCTGGGGAAAACAGCACAAAgcaagcccaaaagaaaacacaaaagaaagaaaagagaaactaaTGCCGAAAAGATCGGATCAACGAAAACGGAGATgccccgcaaccgctgcgcccgccggataattcccaccacgctcctagcactaTGAAGTTCcgcgtaccaagcaacaccttcaaaaagGGGTCAGACGACGACGCCACTGTTGCCCGGagtagtcctagggtttcccccggtacgtgCAAGTACTAGGAAACAGGGCTTCACCCAACGCCCTTCAAAGAAGGAAGAATGGCGCCCgcgggcgtcaccgcgtcggtgccgGCAaagccgacagggatttctcccgaccctcgcAACCTCGCCTTGGACACTCCATCGTGCTCCACCACACTCGCCACCCACCACCATGCGCCACCACGGCCTTGCAAGCACCACCGTCGCCTCACCGTGACCAACGAAGCAGGGTCATCACGAACAAGATGAGCCAACCGGGAGCGAGAGGCAGCACGTCAGTAGCCACGCCAGAGgaaccacctccaccgccacctgcggACACCGACCGGACGCGGCGGCCGGAACACACCGGGCCCactcggcccggcccggcccgagcggGGCTCGTGAAGTTCCTCTCTATGCGGCTGCGAGTGTACGCGCCGCCGACATCGCCGCCCCGAGCTCCGGCCTTCCCTCCGTCCACCTAGAGGAGCACCGCGGGGCGGGGAGCCGGCCCGCCGGACCCGGATGGGGCcgaagggcccagatctgggccaggcAGGTGGAGCCCCGAGCCGCCGCGCCGtcccgcggccaaggagccacgcctccgcctcgttgccacccgccgccgcgccgccggggaggtagcgccgccgccggaacccCGTCGATCGGGGAGCACCGCCGCCTTCCTGCCAGCCCCGCCTGGAGAGAGGAAGCGCCGGGTAAGAaagggccaccgccgccggcactgcccgggctttgcccggcggcttccgccggcggcggcgacgggggagGACAGGGGAGCGGGGTGGAGGAGGATGGGTAGGGTTGGCGTCCTGGAGTCGCCCGCGGGGGAGCGacccgaggacgaggacgaagcgTTTTTCCCATTCGCCAAAGGTAGATCTTACTTGCACGAACAGGTTGAAGGATCGATACAAGCAGCCCATACCTGGAAAACCACTCTCCATGGCAGAGCTGAGCTTGCAATTTTACTATTTCGGGTGTGACGCAGCGCTACATGACCAAGCAAATCATGTGCTGGGCTAGTCCTTGAGTCCAGGGCGATCGCCGTATGGTCGACCGATTCCGTTTCCAAAAAATAGTGGCGGGATGACTGATACAAATTGTTGTGTGGCTGCTTGTATCATCCAGCAAAGGATGTCTGAAAAAATTGTATGTGTAGCTTCTTGTATCGTACAAGATAAAAAAAATGTTGTGTCAAACAATGATATATACGCCTCACACCATGTTCAAAACTTTCCCAGGTTTCATTGCCTACCCAGCTTAGCATGTGGAGACTCTTGCTTGCTGGACCGTGCCTCTCCACAACTCCTGTAATATCGTATGTGGTGAGCTGCTCGGTTTAATCTACGTCCTGGGATAACGTGTGTGTTCTTCTGTTTCGGTTAAAAGCATGCGTGTGTTGTTTAGATGTTGCATGAGACATGCTCTCGCTGTGACGGAAGAACCTTCCGGCGTTGGAATCCTTCAGCCCACATGCATGCTCCCTATATCACTAATGGTGTAGATCAACGGTTTGGGGTGTGTGCACAGCTATGCACCAAGTCATGTGGCTATTTCccatatacatacatatatatatagagatgcgctatttgactccctgggggcagaatattattctgcaccccGGTCGGCCTAAGCACGAGCGGCTCCATCTGGCCCGCGCGGAGCGCTCCACCAGTTTAGCGCGCACGAGCCCGTTTTACGTGTGATGTAATTTTACAGCACCGTACTGTCTCCCATAATATTTTTTTGGCAGGGACCGTTTCTTATTCGGGGTCGTGGGTGGGTTTGGGAGCTAGCCCACTGCCCAGCCGCACCTCCTTTTCCTCTTGGGTTTCTTAATTGGTTGCGTCGACGGTTGGGGAATCGGAATTTGCACAGCGGCGAGAGGATGCGCGGACGGCGGCGAGAGGTGGGCGGGCTCAGTAGCGAAGTGAGCGACGGCTGCGCTGACCCTGTCCTAGATAGCGTCGGCGGCGGCAGCAGGTGAAATCAGCAGCCTCGTGGTCGGTCGTCCGAAGCGGCTGTTTGGTGTGATTGGCTTCAACAGAACCGATTCCCATTGGAGCGGAAGGGGACGAGCGGCTGTTGGATGGCGGCAACTGGTGACTTCGGCAGCCTCACTCTCGGATTAGGTGCGTACAAGCTACATGAAGCTTTGCTTGTTTTCAATCGGCTTCCACGAATTTAGTTATGGCCTACGCAAGATCTGATATGTGCGCCTTCTCTTATGTCAGCCCAAGACTGATTTTTTTTTCAGCAATGATGTGGGGATCTGTCCGCTAGGTAAGATTAGATGTCAGGGAAAAATCAGAAACAACTTATGTCTCCAGATTAGACCTACGGCTGCCTCAAATCCTGCTACCATTCTTTATGCGTCTTCCCATAAACAGAGCTACTTATCCTGTTGTGTGTGTCTATGATTCTTGATTCCTCAGGTTgagcttcttttttttttgttctggaCCCAATCAGATGTTCACTATTAGACTAAGCAATACAAGATTCAGATGATAAACATAAGCATTATTAGATCtatgtaggtttcatgtcatctcGGGGCAATGTTGCCATGGCGGCGTCGCGGGGTCAGCAGCCTGGTTCGTCCACGCGGCGGGTGGTGGCTGAGGGTAGCCTCGGCATTGGCACATCGGGTGGTGCCTGCGGGATGCATCATGGTGAGCAGCAGGCCCCCTGAGCCGTGTTGTGGGTTGATTCATGGCCAGCGCGCCCATGGGCTTGAACGTAAGGTACGGTAGCTGGCCATTCTGTTctctgtaatttttttatttaaatCACCTAGCAGGATGCCAGTTACATGATACtcttcataatatgcaaagaaaacTCTTAACTTTACCCCTGGCTTCTTTCCGGTCAGTTCATCTGGTAAGTAGATGCACTGATTCAGGTTCAAACTACCAACCACTATTCTATCATCCCCATCTTCAACAATTTGCAAATCTCATTTCAGAGGTTAAGCTCTAGGATTGATAGATCATTCCTGTTAGGATTGATAGATCATTCCTGTCATTACTATTAGAGGTTAACCAATTGTATATTAAACACCTCTGAAAAAATACGAGAGCCAAGAGAGGCAGGATACGTTTTATTTTTTGCACAGGGATGAGTGAAGTTGGATCTAGAGAGAACAAATAGCAAGTCTAGTGGAACTCGGAAGCACAAACTGTCATGCTTGGCCAGAACTGAATCTTTCTTTTCTTCCCGTACTGATTCGGGACAAGGTATTACCTGACAGAGCTATAGAGACTAAGAACTGGAAAAGGTTGTGGGCGACCCAGGCTCCCAACAAGATGAAAATTGTACTATGGCAGATGATACTTGATTGTCTGCCAACGGGAGAACAATTACAACACAGACACATCTCGACTGAAGATAACTGTGCGTTCTGTGGTCGTGAATCGACCCACAACATGGAGCACATGAAATGGAGTTGAGAAATAAATGTCCATTCGAGGACAATGCATCCTTAACAATTTACCATGTTGAACAAAGCTCCTCTATTGAAACCGAACACGGTAGTTGTGGTACCGTCCCATTTATACAAGAGACTATGGAAAATTAATCATATTCCGAGAAATCTGATTTTGTAATGATACCATTTATATGTCAGACTCGAATGCTTTCTGAAAGTTCTGCGTTAGTACTAGCCAGGCTCAACCTTAACCCGAACAAGCTGCAACACCTATTTAACTATAGTTGGAGAGTCATGTAGCAGTTTTCCTTGTAAATGGTTTATGATTACCTGATGCAATTGCTTCACTCTTAGTTCATGTTCACTGCATATTTTTCACTAGCACAACTTGCCCTATATAGTATGCTCCTGTTTGATAAGCAACACTAGGTGACTCAGCTACATTTTTTTAAAGGAATATAATTATACCATTCTCATAATTTTATGCTATTTTTCATGTCGTAGGTGGATCTTACTGTATCTGGTTCAGTAACTCTTATTCTCTTGCTTTTGTGCATGTGGTCTGATGTTCGTGCTACGAAGACCACCGCCAACATTAGTAGGCCAATGGTTTTGAGCCACTCAAAGAAATTGTCCAGGTCGAGGAAATCACAGAACAAGGTTGTTCCTTGCGCTAACCCAACGACCGAAGAGCAGCAGGAGAGATAAACATTGAGTTCCAAACTGCTTTATCCTTTCAAGTTCCATCGAACAAAGAAGTATGTCATATtcttcttgaagtcttgttagcgCCTTTGCTCTACATGAAATTAACCTATGTGACAGAAGTTTGATGGAGCAACTATTACTTATGCCTTGTATTTATTTTTTATTCCGACTGTATGTCATATtcttcttgaagtcttgttagcaCCCTTGCTCTACATAAATTGGCCTATGTGACAGAAGTTTGATGGAGTAGGTATTACTTAtgccttgtttttattttttattccgACTGTTTATTATTTTATACCCATTATAAACTCTGGCAGATTTGATCTTATATCCACTGCCTCCCTTGCCGCGAGCAAGTGCTCGCGTGTTGAGCCTTTGGCTCCATCTTTCATGTACAACATGTTGACCTTGATCGTTGGAAAGTCAGCTTTATTGTATCATTAACCCGGTATTTTCATTTAATCCACTTAATGCCATATGATGTTATCCTTGTAGTCTTGTGATTTTTCATCAATAGTTTGTGTATTGCAGATAAAGATGAACCAGCATAGCTCTCGTGCGTCATCTTACTTGATTTGAATGAAACCAGGCCTTTTACCTGATTCTTTGGAGAAGTTCAGACCCATGAAAATCCATATAAAAAAAACTAGATTTGAAGCTCCCCTTGTGCATACTCTCCCTAAAGCAAACTGCGCTTCTGTATATAGCTGAATATCTTTATTGTGGTGTCCTGTCCATGTAATGTTCTTGCTTATGAAAGCTTCCTTCTATTAGCGTCATCTACCAGATCATATTCGGAATTGTTGTACTGCAAGAATGATCCATGCCACGCACGTGACATTTTTTAATTCACATTTTTTTATATCCCAGTGTATACCATATTTTATATGGTGTGATGTTGATTTGTGTGATAACATAATATCATTTGGAAGAAATAACCGATGTAATTGGAAATCCTACTTCCTAGATTTCTTATGTATGCCAATTTTATCTCTCTGTAGCTAGCAGAttataaataatttttttttcagaGCTGACGGGTGCTAGCTAGATCTAGCTAGCTTAGTGGTTAAGTATATGCACATGGATGCTTGTATGGTCGAAAGATGTGCTAATTAGATGAGCTTGCAAATTCCAAATAGTGcacaatgattttttttttcataagaACTTTCCTTACATCGCTTGCATGGTTAGTAACCTGATTTGATTAATTGTTTGGACAAGGCACACTCAAATTTGGGAGAACATATGTTGTTCTATTGTTCACCAAAGGATTCAGTACTAACTGAATTGGTTGTCTAGAGTGTAAGAATTCCGTAGCAAACACCATAATTTTCACTCAGGTACAACAAAATTCTAGCTTTTGAAAAGTGGGCTTTTAGAGTCACTAATTAAAGTTTGCTTCCGGTCGCTGATTACTCCCAGAGCTTATCTACCCTGGGAAAGCCCACACCTAACCAACACAATTATGTCAGTGTCTTGCACGCTAGCTCATGCGTAGCTTATGTTCTGACCGTCACTAGAATTTTCTCTGCCGCATTGTGATAGCCAGCTAGTCCACAAGGAAGCAGTGCTGTAGAGACTTGTCTAGGGAGCTGATATCTGGTACGAAAGCGCTGCTGCTGCAGTCACCGGTAAGAGCCAAGGCGCCACTGCCATTGGGTAAGAGCCAAGGCGCCACTGCCATTGGGTGTCTTTGTCTTTGGTGGGGACGGGAGCTCCAGTATCGGCCATTGTACTGCATCTTCCAATCCTCTGTTGCATCCATGTTTCCCGCTGTTAGCCTGGCAATTGGATAATGTCATCACAGGGTCAGATCGTTACCCAACCAATAAGCAAAAGGCCGACTCAAACTCGAAATAACAATCTGCAAGTAATTTGTGGCAACTGGGGAAGCAAGTTGCTCGACGATGAGCTTGGATGTGCCGCTATGGCCAAAACCGAACCCGCCGTTAAAATTGTTGAAGCCAACAGATAACACACCGAGGGGGCTGTCCATCACATATACTAATTCCTTTATTGGTATCCGGACAGATGTACTCCTTTATTTCTAGTTATCCACATATACCcacttccaaataaagcaacaTAATTAACATTAAGGAAGCATATGTGCTCTTAGTATACCATTTTATGTTGCACCAAAACCATCCACCTCCCGCTGTCCGCCCAACTAGACATAAATATCGAGCAAAGTTTAGAAGTAGTGTCTCTCTTGTAGCTATTGGCCTACTGCCGAAATGGCGAAATGGAAATGACCAAATAGCATAATGGGTGTGAGATAAATGGAAAAGGATGTAGATAATAATGCATATGAATCATCAGTGTATTTAACCAAAAATTGCGAGAACTGATACTGATGCACACGGGAAGATGTATATTTTCTATAAAATTATCGATACCAGACCATGTGTTAATCAAGAAAATTTAGCTTCTAGTGTATGCTAACAATTTCATTCACATAATGGTAAATCTAAAAAGTATACGTACTACCTGCCAAAAATGAGTGTAGAATAACAGATCAAGCATGCCATCTACCCAAGTATTTAACGAAGAGAAAATTCAGACAAAGAAGCATTGCCCACCTAAAGAGTATTCTGAGTATAGTATGGGATATAGATGCATCGCAGAGTCCTCAGTGAAATTGGGTGCACATCAGCATGTGTGCTAGTGATCTTGTTGCAACAATAAGGAGAATCAATTAGCACAAGTTACTAGGGATGTTGCTTTATTAGAAACAACATAAAATAAATTCGTTTTCTGAAGGAGCTTACACACAATTCAACCAATTTCCACAAATTAGAAGAAAATAAATGGTATAGAGAAAAGTTTACCATTTTGATTTTGGTCTGTACACCCCCCTCTGGATCTGACCAATTTGATATTTCAGTAAAATGATGATATGGATCTACTGTACAGAATCTAAGCCTGGGCAGTAAAGACAGATTATGCTTGTTTCAAGAATTTTCAATAAAAGATGCTAAATTTGTAAGCTCAAGTAGAGATTAAAACCCCTCAAAATAGGCAATATCCCCATTCATAAGGTTGGCAGATTCACGTGAATTTAAACCTAGATTATTGAACACTGCAACAATTATTATTTCTCTAcatgcagattttttttttggcttctTAACATTCTTTTTTCTAGCTTCTTAACATTCTTTCCCTTGGAATTGAAAGAACCACGACAATGTTTCAAGAAAGTAGTCCGTCAGATTGAATCGGCACAATAACAATATCCTACTATTATTCACAACTATTTACTTTTTTTGGATGAtgcaataaaaggctgtgtgcattctttggatgcagaggccggggagtccccccatttctaaaaaaaaaaaaaaaacaatatccTACTATTGTGAACAACAAAGAAGTAGTTCCTTGAGGGGTCCTGTGTTCAATAATAGCTTGGTAAACAATTATCTTCCTCACCCAGGGTCACATAATATTCAAGGAGAAGCACCCAAAAATAGAGAGCAATAAATATATTCATATACGCCTACTATGTGATTAACGTGGCAAATTGCAACAATCATGGGTGAAGCAGTATCGCCAGATATGTATAATCTACTCATAAGCATGCCACTTGGAATGTTCCAAATCACCACTACCATTACATTACAGCAGGACAACGAACAGAACAATTAGTGTTAACGTTAATCTACTCCTAGATATGTATTTGCAATTTCCAACAAGCAGTACAGTAAGACCCTAGAAACTGTATAGCTGCAACTGTCATTAAACAACATGTACCTAAAGATCGATCTTGAAACAATACTACAGAATCGATGTTATTGCAATATTTAAAAAACAGAACCGCTGATTTGCAGCACAATTACAGAACCGCTGATATTGCCATAGCATCCAGGTATCGAACGGGCCACTGAACAGCAGATAAGATTTGGTTAGTTATCTAAAACTGTTGTCCATGAAACGTCCCCTACAGAGTCGATGATATGCAATACCTATTTAAAATCTGCTTGGGAATTGTTTCTTGCAGGTTCCTTGAAGCTAAGAGAGGATCCACGAAATTGGAGATCGCTCTATTGGCCAGTTACGCCAAACGCCGTTCCCTGCAAGAATACATAAGCCACCTCACCGAAAAATTACCCCGGAAGATGACGGGAAAGGGAGGACTGCCTACCTTTACAGCAGCGCGGAAGAGAGTTCTGGCAGAGGGCGTCGAGGGACTTGGATTGAGAGGATGCGCAGCGGAGCTCCACGCGCAGCTCCCCTCGGCGCCGCATGGGATTCGCGACCGTCAGCGAGGGAGTGGAAGGAATATAACTAGGGAGCTGGGGTCGACGAACAGGACGCGGAtacggcgccgaatctccgggcgGCAGCGGCCGGGAGCTTGAGGTCGCCGGATTTGTGCAGCTACGAGGAGCCCATTGCGGCAGTTTCTGGAAACAGGGTCGAGTGGGGGAGTGCACGTCCCAATCCCCACGATAAAGAAACAGACAACCTAATAAACCAGGAAAAATTACAGCAGGTGGAGTCTGAGTCCGCCCATGGTGTGAGCCGCACCGGAGTCTGGCTCGGTCGACCGACTCGGGAGCAGAATAAATTATTCTACACcctggtgtagttacacccacgcgtgtttctcataatctagagagtatctatcataccgaagagtatgtacatgtagtatgaagtatattagactattttgatagtatatataatactttgtaggcagtatgtacatttttttacgtagactcatttttacgtatacatatgcatgtatttcggctatatagtgcaaactacatgctcacttgcatttttttcaccaaacttggtttagaatatcttagatatagtgtaagaatatattcaaaccgataaagtatggtacatacttctgtatggtagtatatgagacatgggtgtagttacacccaggagtaggaagtatttatcctatatatacacccaggagtaggaagtatttatcctatatatatatatatatataggacatattcatactacacccgggtgtagttacacccacacgtatttctcataatctagagagtatctatcataccggatagtatgtacatgtagtatgaagtatataaaactattttagaagtatatatactactttgtaggtagtatgtacatttttttacgtagactcattttttacgtatacatatgcatgtaattcggatatatagtgcaaactatgagttcagttgcatttttttcaccaaacttggtttggagtatcttaCATATATTATaccaacatactcaaaccgataaagtatcgtacatacttccatatggtagtatattagatatgggtgtaactacacccaggggtaggaagtatttatcatatatatatatatatatatatatatatatatataggtctgctatattctcgaaccctttctgaacttcctaaCTTATCGCATGCGAACTTCCAGTGAGTCTTCATATTTTCGCGTCCCACGTCCCGCTCGCGTCCCGCTCCCGCGCGCGTGTGAACTTCCTACGAGACAGCGAACCGTTACGTGTCCCACCTCCCGCTCGCACCCACCTCCTCCGTGCTCGTTCCCCACCCCTCCCTGCTCGCTCCCGATCTCTTCCATGGCGATTTCCTCCCTGCTCGCTCCCGAGCTCTTCGCTGCTCGCTGCCGATCTCCTCCCTCGCTCGATTTCCTATCGGAGAAATTCGTCGACGGCGGCTCCTCATCTCCGTGCTCTCCTCCGACGCTTCACCGACGAATTTGTTCTCCACGGCTGCACCGCAGATCGTCAATATTCTGCGGCACGCTTATTCCATGCTAGCTCTACGCTCGCTCTTATCTTCTTTTTATCCTCACTCGCAGATTGATTTTCCGATGGCCGTCACACAGGTCCGGCGTCCTTCTTCGTTAAATCTTCTACGTTCATGGCTCCGCCCTTACTCCTCCGCGTGTTGTTCTCTACGGTAATGGTTTTTCGGTATGTATCCTCCATGGTTTGTTGATTGATAGGTTTTGCTTGATCCTAATACACGATTTCTTCACAGATCTATGTTACTGCTTAGTTCGTTTTTTGCGCATGCTCCTGTAGTTATTTTTTTCTCACTTGATGCAGTGATGACGCGGTGGCCTTCATGCTTACACTTGATGTATCAACATAATCCAGATTTTTTTTGGCATCTGTTTTGTTTTTTCATATGCACTAGTGAATGTTTTTGTTGTTATAACTAATGAACTTTCTT includes:
- the LOC124693103 gene encoding uncharacterized protein LOC124693103 encodes the protein MHLYPILYSEYSLVGRTAGGGWFWCNIKWLTAGNMDATEDWKMQYNGRYWSSRPHQRQRHPMAVAPWLLPNGSGALALTGDCSSSAFVPDISSLDKSLQHCFLVD